The Myxococcales bacterium genome has a segment encoding these proteins:
- a CDS encoding DNA mismatch repair protein MutS, with amino-acid sequence MSHAVPMNAYQEGLAARQADLSRLLSRDRLSVRARLGLAVALVAVLVYAYKNHDISARWALLPTVAFAALWVYESRLAERRARVARGIAFFERGLARLGDEWAGRGDTGDTFFDPEHPYASDLDVFGRGSLFERLNEARTAPGQRRLADWLLSPASPQEIRDRQAAVAELAPKVELREKLAVVGADVRAQTQPEALRRWAEAPPLPWSRGHTALLVALALVLATAFAVIAPLAFTGRLSGWALLAILVVDLFVMRALLDAVLQVAREVNHRLSELQVMGALLELLEQTPFDAPRLLHMRKRLGTRSERPSRLIARLSRRVGFFDAYRNQLLIPLLWPLYWAPLWALTIESWRRTHGHTVTVWIDVVAELEALCSVAGFAFENPTFENPVIEPGELRFTARVLGHPLLPGAKRVSNPARLGHKTGGKDIGDPGQSIRLLMVSGSNMSGKSTYLRTIGLNAVLAQAGSVVCGQDVRLCPFDIGASIRVSDSLQEGRSRFFAELLRVRQVVALAAANGPRPVLFLLDEIFAGTNSEDRRAGAAGVVKALMTHNTLGLVTTHDLALTRLPETLGPEVVNVHFQDRLDDGHMHFDYTLRTGVVQKSNALALMRAVGLDV; translated from the coding sequence GTGTCGCACGCGGTGCCAATGAACGCCTACCAGGAGGGCCTTGCCGCCCGCCAGGCCGACCTATCGCGCTTGCTCTCCCGGGACCGTCTGAGCGTGCGCGCACGCCTCGGGCTGGCGGTGGCCCTGGTGGCCGTGCTCGTTTATGCCTACAAGAACCACGACATCTCGGCACGCTGGGCGTTGCTGCCCACCGTAGCGTTTGCCGCTCTGTGGGTCTACGAAAGCCGGCTCGCGGAGCGCCGGGCCCGGGTCGCCCGCGGCATTGCCTTTTTCGAGCGCGGACTGGCGCGGCTGGGTGACGAGTGGGCGGGGCGGGGCGATACAGGAGATACTTTTTTCGACCCCGAACACCCCTACGCGAGCGACCTGGACGTCTTTGGCCGCGGAAGTCTTTTCGAGCGCCTCAACGAAGCCCGTACGGCGCCCGGACAACGGCGGCTTGCCGATTGGCTCCTCTCCCCCGCGAGTCCCCAGGAGATTCGCGATCGCCAAGCCGCCGTGGCCGAGCTGGCGCCGAAGGTCGAGCTCAGGGAAAAGCTAGCCGTCGTGGGCGCTGACGTACGTGCGCAGACACAGCCCGAAGCGCTGCGTCGATGGGCAGAGGCGCCCCCCCTGCCCTGGTCGCGAGGACACACGGCCCTTTTGGTCGCGCTGGCCCTCGTTCTGGCGACCGCCTTTGCCGTGATTGCGCCCTTGGCTTTCACAGGGCGCCTGTCGGGGTGGGCGCTGCTGGCGATCCTCGTCGTCGACCTTTTCGTGATGCGCGCGCTCCTCGACGCCGTGCTGCAGGTTGCCCGCGAGGTGAACCATCGCCTCTCGGAACTGCAGGTCATGGGTGCGCTCCTCGAGTTGCTCGAGCAGACGCCCTTCGACGCGCCACGGCTTCTTCACATGCGCAAGCGCCTCGGGACGCGATCCGAGCGCCCCTCCCGCCTCATCGCTCGACTGTCGCGACGCGTGGGATTTTTCGATGCGTACCGCAACCAACTCTTGATTCCGTTGCTCTGGCCACTTTACTGGGCCCCGCTCTGGGCGCTCACGATCGAGAGCTGGCGGCGCACGCACGGGCACACCGTGACGGTGTGGATCGACGTGGTGGCGGAGCTCGAGGCGCTCTGCAGTGTGGCGGGCTTTGCCTTCGAGAATCCCACCTTCGAGAACCCCGTGATCGAGCCGGGTGAGCTTCGCTTCACGGCGCGGGTTCTGGGGCATCCGCTGCTGCCGGGGGCCAAACGGGTGAGCAACCCCGCGCGACTCGGGCACAAGACCGGCGGCAAAGACATCGGCGATCCGGGTCAGTCGATTCGCCTGCTGATGGTGAGCGGCTCGAACATGTCGGGCAAAAGCACCTACCTGCGGACGATCGGACTGAACGCCGTCTTGGCGCAAGCGGGCTCCGTGGTGTGTGGACAAGACGTGCGGCTCTGCCCCTTCGACATCGGAGCCTCGATCCGCGTCTCCGATTCACTCCAGGAGGGGCGCTCACGGTTCTTCGCCGAGCTGTTGCGCGTGCGCCAAGTCGTGGCCCTCGCGGCGGCCAACGGACCGCGTCCCGTGCTCTTTTTGCTCGACGAGATCTTCGCCGGTACCAACTCGGAAGACCGACGGGCGGGCGCGGCGGGTGTCGTCAAGGCTCTCATGACTCACAACACGTTGGGGCTGGTCACCACGCACGATCTGGCCCTCACGCGGCTACCCGAGACCCTCGGCCCTGAGGTGGTCAACGTTCACTTTCAAGATCGCCTGGACGACGGCCACATGCACTTCGACTACACGTTGCGCACGGGCGTAGTTCAGAAGAGCAACGCGCTGGCCTTGATGCGCGCCGTGGGTCTCGACGTCTAG
- the cyoE gene encoding heme o synthase, which produces MVAATRERPGLRGLAGAVVLLVLAQALVGAQSVAEALPLTSVQAHIGLGVALLATHWGLYLGSAPARSGANVSLRALGREIVALTKPRISAMVIATFGGGLWLAPQSQETWKGLVALLGTLLIVGAANALNMYLERDIDGRMKRTRNRPLPQGRLSADAAVATGTALLCTSLPLMLLGGNALTCILGFVAFASYVFLYTPLKQKSSVALFVGAVPGALPPLMGWTTATGRMDAPGLVLFGILFLWQIPHFLAISVFRAEEYSRAGFKVMPAEQGMRQTRAWALACAVAMVLVSLALRPLGVSGWLYTSAAALLGAGFVAWTAAGYRLANREGAGAARWGRSLFGASILYLMLLFTALAVDHLL; this is translated from the coding sequence ATGGTGGCCGCGACGCGGGAACGTCCCGGGCTCCGTGGCTTGGCGGGAGCGGTCGTGCTCCTGGTCCTGGCTCAGGCCCTCGTGGGCGCCCAGAGCGTGGCTGAAGCCTTGCCTCTCACGTCCGTGCAGGCCCACATCGGCCTTGGCGTAGCGCTCTTGGCCACGCACTGGGGCCTTTACCTCGGCAGCGCCCCGGCACGCAGCGGAGCGAACGTGAGCCTCCGGGCGCTCGGCAGGGAGATCGTCGCGCTCACCAAGCCTCGCATCTCCGCGATGGTGATCGCTACGTTCGGTGGCGGCCTGTGGCTCGCGCCCCAGTCGCAGGAGACCTGGAAGGGTCTGGTGGCTCTGCTCGGCACCTTGCTCATCGTCGGCGCCGCCAACGCGCTCAACATGTACCTCGAGCGCGACATCGACGGACGCATGAAGCGTACCCGCAACCGCCCCTTGCCTCAGGGCCGCTTGTCTGCGGACGCGGCGGTGGCCACGGGAACCGCCCTGCTCTGCACGTCGCTGCCCCTGATGCTCCTGGGCGGCAACGCGCTCACTTGCATTTTGGGATTCGTGGCCTTTGCGAGCTACGTCTTCCTGTACACGCCGCTCAAGCAGAAGTCTTCAGTGGCCTTGTTCGTGGGGGCGGTACCCGGTGCATTGCCCCCCCTCATGGGCTGGACCACCGCCACGGGGCGGATGGATGCCCCGGGCTTGGTGTTGTTCGGGATCCTCTTCTTGTGGCAGATCCCGCACTTCCTCGCGATCTCCGTGTTCCGGGCCGAAGAGTACAGCCGCGCTGGCTTCAAGGTGATGCCCGCAGAACAAGGCATGCGGCAAACACGTGCCTGGGCCCTGGCGTGCGCCGTAGCCATGGTGCTCGTCAGCTTGGCCTTGCGACCGCTTGGCGTGTCGGGATGGCTGTACACCAGCGCGGCTGCCCTTCTGGGCGCTGGCTTCGTGGCGTGGACCGCGGCGGGCTATCGACTTGCCAATCGCGAGGGTGCAGGGGCCGCGCGATGGGGCCGCTCCCTCTTCGGTGCGTCCATCCTGTATCTCATGTTGCTCTTCACGGCGTTGGCCGTGGATCACCTGCTCTGA
- a CDS encoding carboxypeptidase regulatory-like domain-containing protein — translation MTRRHLALASLLGSAIALGPVGADVASAAETASLKGTVKLKGSPPKPEDLNMKSDPFCAKHTAKDTSVVVGPKGGLKNVVVHVVKGLEGAAPAASGDVVLDQSGCVYEPRVAVAVAGQQVLIKNSDQTLHNVHTYKGPATLFNQAQPQGFPPLKKKFAKSGDVVKFKCDVHPWMTGWVVVVDNPFYAVTGDDGSFTIDGLAPGKYTIEYWHEKYGAQTADVEVKAGKPAALNLEVVAK, via the coding sequence ATGACCCGAAGACATCTCGCCCTGGCCTCCCTTCTTGGTAGCGCTATCGCACTCGGACCCGTGGGAGCCGACGTGGCCTCGGCCGCCGAGACGGCATCTCTCAAAGGGACCGTAAAGCTCAAGGGTTCCCCTCCCAAGCCGGAGGACCTCAACATGAAGTCCGACCCTTTTTGTGCCAAGCACACGGCCAAGGACACATCGGTCGTGGTGGGCCCGAAGGGCGGTCTCAAGAACGTGGTGGTGCATGTCGTCAAGGGTCTCGAAGGCGCTGCCCCTGCGGCGTCCGGCGATGTGGTGCTCGACCAATCCGGCTGCGTTTACGAGCCCCGCGTGGCGGTCGCCGTAGCCGGCCAACAAGTGCTCATCAAGAATAGCGACCAAACGCTGCATAACGTCCACACGTACAAGGGCCCCGCCACACTCTTCAACCAGGCGCAGCCTCAGGGCTTCCCGCCGCTCAAGAAGAAGTTCGCCAAATCGGGCGACGTGGTGAAGTTCAAGTGCGACGTTCACCCCTGGATGACCGGCTGGGTCGTGGTGGTAGACAATCCCTTTTACGCCGTGACCGGCGATGACGGCAGCTTCACGATCGACGGTCTGGCACCGGGAAAGTACACAATCGAGTACTGGCACGAAAAATACGGTGCCCAAACCGCAGACGTTGAGGTAAAAGCCGGCAAGCCGGCGGCCTTGAACCTGGAAGTGGTCGCGAAATAA
- the trpE gene encoding anthranilate synthase component I encodes MSPPTPHKPSRTQFVELASKGKLGFVFREILADAETPVSVYAKLGRGPYSFLLESVEGGEKWAAYSFVGVKPRQVLRASQGQVEILSPGPDGTFAVERRLSVPNPVAFVDETLAALAPVVPEGLPRFVGGAVGFLAYDAVRWFERLPTKAPDELGVPDMCFALTDTVIVFDNLRGTVKVVASADLTGEPGKAWDDACARIDAIIENLARSSLAPPPLDLGFDETAAVLPQSRTGQAGYEDAVRKVHEYIKAGDAFQVVLSQRFEVPRGHVDPFDVYRILRVTNPSPYMFHLEFPEVQVTGASPEALVRLDGRRVEVRPIAGTRPRGKTHEEDLVLEAELVADPKERAEHVMLIDLGRNDVGRVAERGTVKVDEVMVVERYSHVMHIVSNVSGTLAEGRRPADVIASAFPAGTLSGAPKIRAMEIIEELEPSRRGVYGGAVGYLSYQGNVDLAIAIRTLVTKGDTIYIQAGAGLVADSQPSAEHAECENKARAVLVAIERARQARGGN; translated from the coding sequence ATGTCCCCCCCCACTCCCCACAAGCCAAGCCGAACGCAGTTCGTCGAGCTGGCGTCGAAGGGTAAGCTGGGCTTCGTGTTCCGCGAGATTCTCGCCGACGCCGAAACGCCCGTCTCCGTCTACGCCAAGCTGGGCCGCGGTCCGTATTCTTTTTTGCTCGAGAGCGTCGAGGGCGGTGAAAAGTGGGCGGCCTACAGCTTCGTGGGCGTCAAACCGCGCCAGGTGCTGAGGGCCAGTCAGGGCCAGGTCGAGATTCTTTCTCCCGGTCCGGACGGGACCTTCGCCGTGGAGCGGCGTCTCTCCGTGCCGAACCCCGTAGCCTTCGTGGACGAGACGCTGGCGGCGCTCGCGCCCGTGGTGCCGGAAGGTCTGCCCCGCTTCGTGGGCGGGGCGGTGGGTTTTCTCGCCTACGACGCCGTGCGGTGGTTCGAACGCCTGCCTACCAAGGCGCCGGACGAGCTGGGCGTGCCCGACATGTGCTTTGCGCTCACGGACACGGTCATCGTGTTCGACAACCTACGCGGCACCGTCAAGGTGGTGGCCTCCGCCGACCTCACGGGTGAGCCTGGCAAAGCCTGGGACGACGCCTGTGCGCGCATCGACGCGATCATCGAGAACCTCGCGCGTTCGTCCCTCGCGCCGCCGCCGCTCGATTTGGGCTTCGATGAAACGGCCGCCGTCCTGCCGCAGTCGCGCACGGGCCAAGCCGGCTACGAGGACGCGGTTCGCAAGGTGCACGAGTACATCAAGGCAGGTGACGCCTTCCAGGTGGTGCTCTCGCAGCGCTTCGAGGTGCCCCGCGGTCACGTGGATCCCTTCGACGTCTATCGCATTCTGCGCGTGACGAACCCTTCGCCGTACATGTTCCACCTGGAATTCCCCGAGGTTCAGGTGACTGGCGCCTCTCCCGAGGCCCTCGTGCGGCTCGATGGCCGGCGGGTGGAGGTGCGACCGATCGCGGGCACGCGGCCGCGCGGCAAAACGCACGAGGAGGACCTCGTCCTCGAAGCCGAGCTGGTGGCGGACCCCAAAGAGCGGGCCGAGCACGTGATGCTCATCGACCTCGGACGCAACGATGTAGGACGGGTCGCCGAACGCGGCACGGTGAAGGTGGACGAGGTGATGGTCGTCGAACGGTACAGCCACGTGATGCACATCGTGTCCAACGTTTCAGGCACCCTGGCCGAGGGGCGCCGCCCTGCGGACGTCATCGCTTCCGCGTTTCCGGCGGGCACGCTCTCGGGGGCGCCGAAGATTCGCGCGATGGAGATCATCGAGGAACTCGAGCCCTCGCGTCGCGGCGTCTACGGCGGCGCCGTGGGCTACCTCTCGTATCAGGGCAACGTCGACCTGGCGATCGCCATTCGCACCCTGGTCACCAAAGGGGACACCATCTACATTCAAGCCGGGGCGGGGCTCGTGGCCGACAGTCAGCCGTCCGCGGAGCATGCCGAATGTGAAAACAAGGCGCGCGCCGTCCTCGTCGCCATCGAACGCGCCCGTCAGGCGCGCGGGGGGAACTAG
- a CDS encoding aminodeoxychorismate/anthranilate synthase component II gives MLLVIDNYDSFTYNLVQYLAELGEDVRVVRNDEIAVDAIGGLAPSRIVLSPGPCTPNEAGITLDVIKAYAGRIPILGVCLGHQAIGQAFGGDVIRAKEVVHGKTSRIFHDDKGVFAGLPNPFEATRYHSLVVKKATLPDCLEITAKTWDEEIMGLRHKTLAVEGVQFHPESFLTTVGKQLLANFLGKSVTKGAA, from the coding sequence GTGCTGCTCGTCATCGACAACTACGATTCGTTTACCTACAACCTCGTGCAGTACCTCGCCGAGCTAGGTGAGGACGTTCGGGTGGTGCGCAACGACGAGATCGCCGTGGACGCGATTGGTGGCCTTGCCCCCTCCCGGATCGTGCTTTCGCCGGGCCCTTGCACGCCGAACGAAGCTGGCATTACCCTGGACGTCATCAAGGCGTACGCGGGTCGTATTCCCATCCTGGGAGTCTGCCTGGGTCATCAGGCGATAGGGCAGGCCTTCGGGGGCGACGTGATCCGCGCCAAAGAGGTCGTGCACGGCAAGACGTCGCGCATCTTTCACGACGACAAGGGCGTGTTCGCGGGACTGCCGAACCCTTTCGAGGCCACCCGTTACCACTCGCTCGTGGTCAAGAAGGCTACGCTTCCCGACTGTCTCGAGATCACGGCGAAGACCTGGGACGAGGAAATCATGGGTCTGCGCCACAAGACCCTTGCCGTTGAGGGCGTGCAGTTTCACCCCGAATCGTTTCTCACGACTGTGGGCAAGCAGCTCCTGGCGAACTTCCTTGGCAAGTCTGTCACGAAGGGGGCAGCGTGA
- the trpD gene encoding anthranilate phosphoribosyltransferase, which yields MQVKDALAKVVCGQNLDAAQMAHVVGLFMDGEATPGQIGAFLTALRMKGETVDEVVGAAQAMRERMVRVAFDAPVVLDTCGTGGDGSGTVNVSTLATLLVAACGVPVAKHGNRALSSRSGSHDVLEALGVNPAPSKAEAELCLREAGVAFLFAPLFHGATKAVAQVRRELGFRTVFNVLGPLTNPAGARFHLNGVFAADRVSFLAEAHRKLGAVRALVVHGHGGLDEIATAGATQVAELREGVVSTYELRPADFGLAEHDPSGLAGGTPEVNAALLLETLQGKPGAIRAAAVMTAGAALYVGGGATSLTEGAQCAAEALDGGRALGVLTRLRALVPHVPTGAK from the coding sequence TTGCAGGTCAAGGACGCGCTGGCCAAGGTCGTTTGCGGCCAGAACCTCGACGCCGCGCAGATGGCCCACGTGGTGGGCCTGTTCATGGACGGGGAGGCCACGCCCGGGCAGATCGGCGCTTTTCTGACCGCCCTGCGCATGAAGGGCGAAACGGTGGACGAGGTCGTTGGGGCCGCGCAGGCGATGCGGGAGCGGATGGTGCGGGTCGCCTTCGATGCCCCCGTGGTGTTGGATACCTGCGGGACGGGCGGCGACGGTTCGGGCACCGTGAACGTCTCGACCCTCGCGACGCTGCTGGTGGCAGCCTGCGGCGTTCCCGTGGCCAAACACGGCAACCGGGCGCTTTCGTCGCGGTCTGGCTCTCACGACGTGCTCGAAGCCCTCGGCGTCAACCCCGCGCCCAGCAAAGCCGAAGCCGAGCTGTGTCTACGCGAAGCCGGTGTAGCCTTTTTGTTTGCGCCGCTCTTCCACGGGGCGACCAAGGCCGTCGCGCAGGTCCGGCGAGAGCTGGGCTTCCGCACTGTGTTCAACGTCCTGGGTCCGCTCACGAATCCGGCGGGGGCGCGGTTTCACCTCAACGGGGTCTTCGCAGCCGATCGGGTGAGCTTCCTGGCTGAAGCCCACCGCAAGCTGGGCGCGGTGCGCGCCCTCGTGGTCCACGGGCACGGTGGGCTTGACGAGATCGCCACGGCGGGAGCCACGCAGGTGGCGGAGCTCCGGGAGGGTGTCGTTTCGACCTACGAGCTGCGTCCTGCCGATTTCGGCCTTGCCGAGCACGACCCGAGCGGGCTCGCGGGGGGGACGCCCGAGGTCAATGCCGCTCTGCTACTCGAGACCCTGCAGGGCAAACCCGGCGCGATCCGCGCGGCCGCGGTCATGACGGCGGGTGCGGCCTTGTACGTCGGCGGAGGGGCGACGTCGTTGACAGAGGGGGCACAATGCGCCGCTGAGGCCCTCGACGGGGGTCGCGCACTCGGGGTGTTGACAAGGCTGCGCGCCCTCGTACCTCACGTCCCAACGGGAGCCAAGTAA
- the trpC gene encoding indole-3-glycerol phosphate synthase TrpC yields the protein MASSGSQILDDILARTRADLELRRASVSLESLHQRAASRSPARSLAKALRKPGRVTCISEVKRRSPSAGWIRENADAVAIAQAYEAAGAAAISVLTDGPFFGGTLDDLSRVKAAVGLPILRKDFIVDPFQVIEARAAGADAILLIVAALSDDSMRGLLLLAEAQGMDVLVEAHDEEEVVRALAVGAEIVGINHRDLRTFTMDMDLALRMRPRVPAERIIVAESGLKTPADVARMKAGEIDAILVGEGLMRQPDPGAALKELLAAA from the coding sequence ATGGCCAGTTCTGGCAGCCAGATCCTCGACGACATCCTGGCGCGCACACGTGCCGACCTGGAGCTCAGGCGGGCGTCCGTGTCGCTCGAAAGCCTCCACCAGCGTGCCGCCTCGAGATCCCCTGCCCGCAGCCTGGCAAAGGCCCTGCGGAAGCCAGGGCGTGTCACGTGCATTTCGGAAGTGAAGCGCCGCTCGCCGTCTGCCGGCTGGATTCGCGAAAACGCCGACGCCGTGGCGATCGCACAGGCCTATGAGGCTGCCGGCGCAGCCGCCATTTCCGTGCTCACGGACGGCCCCTTCTTCGGCGGCACATTGGACGACTTGTCGCGGGTCAAGGCGGCGGTGGGCCTGCCGATACTCCGAAAGGACTTCATCGTGGATCCGTTTCAGGTCATCGAAGCACGGGCCGCGGGGGCCGATGCCATTTTGCTGATTGTTGCAGCGCTCTCGGATGACTCGATGCGCGGCCTGCTTTTGTTGGCGGAAGCACAGGGGATGGACGTGCTCGTCGAAGCCCACGACGAAGAGGAAGTCGTCCGGGCGCTGGCCGTGGGTGCCGAGATCGTGGGCATCAATCACCGGGACCTACGCACCTTCACAATGGACATGGATTTGGCGCTGCGCATGCGTCCCCGGGTGCCCGCCGAACGCATCATCGTGGCAGAGTCGGGCCTCAAAACGCCGGCCGACGTGGCGCGCATGAAGGCAGGGGAAATCGACGCGATCCTCGTCGGTGAAGGACTGATGCGGCAGCCGGATCCGGGCGCCGCGCTGAAGGAACTGCTGGCGGCGGCATGA
- a CDS encoding phosphoribosylanthranilate isomerase: MSFIIKVCGVTRPEDAEVAVAEKVDAIGLNFWRGSKRYVDDDRAREILSVLPPNVLKVGVFVNAHPLVVEETSADLKLDRIQLHGDERVGDWAHIGSRKLIRALRVIDEASLKEGLGWDAGLYICDAYADGYGGSGKPAPWDLIAERAPRPFLLAGGLTPENVVAGMEATRPNGVDVASGVESEPGIKDHGRLRAFIRTARQASRTLGLR; the protein is encoded by the coding sequence ATGAGTTTCATCATCAAGGTCTGTGGTGTCACCCGGCCCGAGGACGCCGAGGTAGCCGTGGCCGAAAAGGTTGATGCCATCGGGCTCAACTTCTGGCGCGGCTCAAAGCGCTACGTCGACGACGATCGCGCCCGTGAGATCTTGTCTGTGCTACCGCCCAACGTCCTCAAGGTGGGGGTCTTCGTCAACGCGCACCCTCTCGTGGTGGAAGAGACTTCGGCCGACCTCAAGCTGGATCGCATTCAGCTGCACGGCGACGAGCGGGTGGGTGATTGGGCTCACATCGGCAGCCGGAAGCTGATCCGCGCCTTGCGCGTGATCGACGAGGCCTCTTTGAAAGAGGGGCTCGGCTGGGATGCGGGACTCTATATCTGCGACGCCTACGCCGACGGCTACGGCGGCTCGGGCAAACCGGCACCCTGGGACCTCATTGCCGAACGGGCGCCGCGGCCCTTCCTCTTGGCAGGGGGACTCACACCGGAAAACGTCGTGGCAGGGATGGAGGCCACGCGGCCGAACGGCGTCGACGTCGCCAGTGGCGTGGAGAGTGAACCCGGCATCAAGGATCACGGCCGCCTGCGGGCGTTCATCCGCACAGCACGGCAAGCCTCGCGCACGTTGGGGTTACGCTGA
- a CDS encoding threonylcarbamoyl-AMP synthase: MSIVASVLEVAPSDPGEAAIAQTVKVLEGGGVIALPTDTLYGIGCALDCAEAVDRIHAMRGIDAVRRPLTFLLPDLGEVARWAKITGNSYRVLTRIFPGPYCVELGASPRVPNPYLNPERNTIGVRIPDYPLCEKILWRLGRPILTATAKARDGQVLTTAADINAEFGNELDLILDAGPLSGPPSTVVSLVDDWVQILREGRGPASRVIMT, from the coding sequence ATGAGCATCGTGGCGTCTGTTTTGGAGGTGGCACCCTCGGACCCGGGGGAAGCGGCGATCGCGCAGACCGTGAAGGTTCTCGAGGGCGGCGGCGTGATCGCGCTGCCGACCGATACGCTGTACGGGATTGGTTGTGCGCTCGATTGCGCCGAAGCTGTGGACCGCATTCACGCCATGCGCGGCATCGATGCCGTGAGGCGACCTCTCACCTTCTTGTTGCCCGACTTGGGTGAAGTGGCTCGCTGGGCGAAGATCACCGGCAACAGCTACCGTGTGCTCACGCGTATCTTCCCGGGGCCCTACTGCGTCGAGCTCGGTGCGTCGCCCCGCGTCCCCAATCCGTACTTGAACCCCGAGCGCAACACGATTGGCGTGCGCATCCCCGACTATCCGCTGTGCGAGAAGATTTTGTGGCGTCTGGGACGCCCCATCCTCACGGCCACGGCGAAGGCCCGCGATGGCCAGGTGCTGACCACCGCCGCCGACATCAACGCCGAGTTTGGTAACGAGCTTGATCTCATTCTGGATGCGGGTCCGTTGTCAGGTCCGCCCTCGACCGTGGTGAGCCTGGTCGACGACTGGGTGCAGATCCTCAGGGAAGGCCGCGGCCCGGCGAGCCGTGTGATCATGACCTGA
- the rplC gene encoding 50S ribosomal protein L3 — MSLKMGLLGRKVGMTQVFWEDGTTLGCTVLELGPCLVTDVRNQDKHGYSAVQIGLGQKADRHLTRPDQGQLKAIAAKAGEGVEVEGLPKKLREVRLEATDAAKYSVGSVLGAKDVFKAGDVVDVTATSKGKGYQGVMKRHHMAGFRATHGTHEFFRHGGSIGCRLTPGRVHKGKRMSGRMGNEVCTTSNLVIVRVLEEQNVVIVKGSVPGPANGLVLVKGSAKNVKREAVKGPVKETESKNPMKASKKGAPAKKK; from the coding sequence ATGTCGCTGAAGATGGGCCTGCTAGGCCGCAAAGTTGGAATGACCCAGGTGTTCTGGGAGGACGGCACCACGCTTGGCTGCACCGTTCTCGAGCTCGGCCCCTGCTTGGTCACCGATGTCCGCAACCAGGACAAGCACGGCTATTCTGCCGTGCAAATCGGCTTGGGCCAAAAGGCCGACCGTCACCTGACCCGCCCCGACCAGGGCCAGCTCAAGGCGATTGCGGCCAAGGCCGGCGAGGGCGTGGAGGTCGAGGGCCTGCCGAAGAAGCTTCGTGAAGTTCGCCTCGAGGCCACCGACGCTGCCAAGTACAGCGTGGGCAGCGTGCTCGGTGCCAAAGACGTGTTCAAGGCCGGCGACGTCGTCGACGTAACGGCGACGAGCAAGGGCAAGGGCTACCAGGGCGTCATGAAGCGCCACCACATGGCTGGCTTCCGCGCCACCCACGGCACGCACGAGTTCTTCCGCCACGGCGGTTCGATTGGCTGCCGCTTGACTCCGGGCCGCGTGCACAAGGGCAAGCGCATGTCGGGCCGCATGGGCAACGAAGTGTGCACCACGTCGAACCTCGTGATCGTGCGCGTGCTCGAAGAGCAAAACGTGGTCATCGTCAAGGGCTCGGTTCCGGGCCCCGCCAACGGTCTGGTGCTGGTCAAGGGCAGCGCCAAGAACGTCAAGCGCGAAGCCGTGAAGGGCCCGGTCAAGGAGACCGAGTCGAAGAACCCGATGAAGGCCTCCAAGAAGGGCGCTCCCGCAAAGAAGAAGTAA
- a CDS encoding RlmE family RNA methyltransferase, which translates to MSRLKDRSSRHDAFFRKAREQGFAARAVFKLEDIDKKLGLLRAGDRVLDLGCRPGSWLQYAGQRVGAHGKLVGIDRLPMPSEIPNARIVIADLYEITDEVLVGDLGAFDVVLSDMAPDTTGIKSTDQARSAALVEEALNRASRLLAPGGAFVAKIFQGPDVELLRKRMQTFFATVKLVKPEASRKISTEVYLAGKGFAPAST; encoded by the coding sequence GTGTCGCGCTTGAAAGACCGTTCGTCTCGCCACGACGCCTTCTTCAGGAAGGCGCGCGAGCAGGGTTTTGCCGCCCGTGCGGTCTTCAAGCTGGAGGACATCGACAAAAAGCTTGGGCTGCTGCGTGCCGGTGACCGTGTGCTGGACCTCGGCTGCCGACCGGGCTCGTGGTTGCAGTACGCTGGACAGCGGGTGGGGGCACACGGAAAGCTCGTAGGTATCGACCGGCTGCCGATGCCCAGCGAGATCCCCAACGCACGCATCGTCATTGCGGATCTCTACGAGATCACCGACGAGGTGCTGGTGGGCGATCTCGGGGCGTTCGACGTGGTGCTCTCCGACATGGCCCCCGACACCACGGGAATCAAGTCCACCGATCAGGCCCGCTCGGCCGCGCTCGTCGAAGAAGCGCTCAACCGCGCGTCACGCTTGCTCGCGCCCGGCGGCGCCTTCGTGGCCAAGATATTCCAGGGGCCCGACGTGGAGCTGCTGCGGAAACGCATGCAAACCTTTTTCGCCACGGTCAAGCTGGTCAAGCCCGAAGCCTCCCGCAAGATCAGCACCGAGGTGTACCTGGCGGGGAAGGGCTTC